GAAATCAAAAAAGAAATAATTATGTATCACCTCGCGCTGAAAATGCTCCTGGGGGATCGCTCCAAATACATTATGCTGGTGGGCGGCCTGACATTCGCCTCGCTCCTCATGACTCAGCAATGTGCCGTCTTCTTCGGGCTGCTCTCCTGGACCACCAGTCATATGCGCAACATGCGCGCCTCGATCTGGGTGGTTGATCCGAAGGTGGAACAGATCAACGAGATCAAGCCGATGCGCGATACCGATGTGAACCGGGTGCGCAGTGTTTCGGGGGTTGCTTATGCAGTCCCATTATACACCGGGGTGATCCAGGCGCGCGTTGCGGATGGAAGCTTCAAGCCTGTGGAAATGATTGGCCTGGATTCAGCCACCCTGGTGGGAAGGCCGCCCATTATTTTAAGTGGACATTTGGAAGACCTGAGACTCCCAAACACTGTTATGATCGACGAACTGGCGGTGGCAAGACTAAGCTTGGCGAAGGGACACAAAATCGGGATTGGAGATACATTTGAAATCAATGATCGCGAAGCGCGCGTCATTGGCATTTGCAAAACTGACCGTCATTTCTTCGGGTATCCCTATGTGTTCACCACCTATGATGAGGCGCTCCAATTTGCCCCGAAGACCCGAAAAATGCTCAGCATTGTTTTAGCGGAGCCAAAGCCCGGCTGGACAGCTGAACAGACCGCCCGAGCCATCGAGAAGGAAACACTTTTAAAGGCCTATACCGAAAAAGAGTTCAACGCCTCCACCATACGTTGGTTCTTTAAGAACACCGGTATCCCGGCTTCGTTCGGCACGACCATTATTCTGGGATTTATTGTGGGCATGGTGGTGTGCGGACAAACCTTTTATTCATTCGTGCTGGAGAACCTAAGGAATCTGGGCGCGCTGAAAGCGATGGGCGCGAGCAACTGGTTGCTGGCTCGCATGCTGATGGTGCAGGCGCTGACGGTGGGATTCATCGGTTATGGCCTGGGAGTAGGCTTGACAGTCCTATTCGGTCTAATGGTACTGAAAACGGGCCAACCGCCGTTCCTGCTCCCCTACCAACTTCCCCTGGTTACTTTAGTGGTGATCCTCTTCATCTGCGTGTTCGCAGCTCTGCTGGGGATTCGCAAAATCTATAAACTCGAAGCAGCGGTGGTGTTCCGTGGCTAATACTAATGGACAATCAAACGGTTTCGCCGTGCATGTCCGCAACGTGACCAAAACGTTCGGCACAGGCGAGGCGAAGGTGGCGGCCTTGAAAGGCGTGGACTTTGACGCTCGCATGGGTGAAATGCTCATGATCGTCGGTCCTTCAGGATGTGGCAAAACAACTCTGCTTAGCGTGATCGCGGGCACACTCGCATTCAACGGTGGGGAAATCGATGTATTCGGCACACCCTTGCATGGACTTAAAGACAGGGATGTCACCGAATTTCGCAAGAAGAACGTCGGCTTCATTTTTCAACAATTCAATCTGATTCCGACTTTGAGCCTGGTGGAAAATGTGAGCGTGCCTTTGTTGATCAATGGCGTCAGCCGTTCCCAAGCAGAGAAAAAGGCGTCCGAGTTGCTCGACCGATTGGGCCTGGCCGGCCGCGGAAACGATCGTCCCAGCCTGCTTTCGGGCGGCCAACAGCAGCGCGTGGCCATTGCGCGAGCCCTGGTTCACGATCCAAGGCTGGTGATTTGCGATGAGCCGACTTCGGCTTTGGACAAGGATACCGGCGGGAAGATCATGGAGCTTTTGCGCGATATCGGCCGCAGTCCGAATCGTTGTGTCATTGTCGTGACCCATGACAACCGCGTTTTTAAATATGCCGACCGGATGACGGAAATGGAAGACGGCCGGGTGCAACGTGTGCATGAGAGTTACAGTCAATATGAACAGAAGGGAGAACACTAATTTATGTTATTCAAAAGATTGAGTTTTTACCTCGCCGTCGCCGGCATTGTCGGCACGGTGCTGCTGGTCAACAAATTGCGCCAGGTGCCGGCGGCTCCGGCGCCGCTCGCGGAACCAGCGCGGTCGCCATATACGAATTCCGTGGCGGGAACGGGGATTATTGAGGCTTCCCGTGAAAATGTGAAAATCGGAGCGCCGAAGGGTGGATTGATTCAAAAAGTGAACGCGCAGATCGGTTCCAAGGTGAAGCAAGGCGACCCGGTCATCCAGTTGGACAGCCGCGAAGCTTGCGCGCAATTGGTCACGATGGAGGCGCAACTCGAGGCAATGAAAGCGTCGCTGCAATCCGAGAAGGTGTTGCTGGCGGATAATGAGGACCAATTCACACGCACTGACAATCTCGCGAAGCAGAATGTGGCTTCGGTGGATGAACGCAACCGGAAGGAATTCGCCCTGCGCAGCATGCAAGCGCGGGTGGCGAAGATTGAGGCGGATATTAAAGCGGTTGCGGCCCAGGTTGAACTGGCGAAAACAAATATTGATATCCTAACTGTGCGGGCGCCAAGAGATGGCACCATTCTGCAGGTGAACGTGCGTGAGGGAGAATATGCTGGCACAACGCCGACCGAGCCCTTGATGATTCTCGGCGAAACGGAAAAGTTGCAGATCCGTGCCGATGTGGATGAGCAGAATGCCCCTTTAGTGGCAGCCAATCAGCCGGCGATTGCGTTTTTGAAAGGTGACACGAAGAACCCAATTCCGTTACGCTTCGTGCGGATCGAGCCATATGTGGTTCCCAAACGTTCGTTGACGGGTGACAGTGCCGAGCGGGTGGACACACGTGTATTGCAAATCATTTTTGAATTTGATCGTCCCACGACACCACTTTATGTCGGACAACAAATGGATGTATTTATACAACGTCCTGAGCCGACAGCGGTGGCAAAGATCCCTTAAGCAGATGCTGACAACTGGAATATGAAATTATTTAGAAGTAAGAAGCATTTTAAATTCATTCTTGCGGCAGCTCTTTGCACTGCCACTTCCCTGCCCGCATGGAGCACGGAATCAACGGTAACGAACCAAGCTCCGGCCTGGCTTTCGGGGCCCCTCTCTCTCGCCGAAACCATGAACCTGGCGTTGAAACAGAATGGCAATATCCTGCGAGGCCAGAGCAACCTGGAGGCAGCCTATGGCTTGGTTGTCCAGACCCGTGCCGTGGCATTGCCAGTCATTAGGTCAACCGGAAATTTCACGTTTAATGCAGCCACCGAAAACTTCCCCGTTTTTGGAGCGCCCATTTTCGTTACCTTCCCGGATAAATCATGGGCCGCGAACATCCAAATCATTCAGAGTGTTTATGAAGGCGGAAGGATCACCTCGGCGCTCAGGTCTGCCAAGCTGACGAAGGAGCAGGCCCTGCTCCAGTACCAGACCGTTGTGGCAGATGCGTTGCTCCAGGTTCGTGTCGCTTACTACGACATCCTGCAGGCCGAAGAACAGATCGTCGTGGAAGAGGCATCAGTTAAGTTGCTGACCCAGGAATTACAGGACCAGACCAAGCGTTATGAGGCAGGCACAGTGCCGCGCTTCAACGTGTTGCGGGCAGAAGTGTCCGTGGCAAATGAGCGCCCAAGGTTGATCCAGGCGCGCAACGCTTATCGCATTTCCAAAAACAATTTGGTCAATCTTTTGGGCTACCGCGTACCGCCGACTGTTTCTGAGGACATTCCATTGACTCTCACGGACAAGCTCGATGCCGAACCTTACGAGATTAACCTGCCGGTGGCAGTCGCCAAGGCATTGCAGAACCGTTCCGAACTGGCGGCCTTGCAGAAAACGGAAAGCCTGCGGAATGAGGATGTGATCAGTGCGAAAGCGGGTTATAAGCCGAGTGTTCAGGCTTTCGCCGGCTATAGCGGGAGAAATACGCAGTTTAGTGACGATCTGGGCCGTGTGGTGAATGGTGCGCAGGCGGGAATTCAATTCACCTGGAACATTTGGGATGGTTGGCTGACGAAGGGGAGAGTGCAACAAGCCCAGGCGCAACACCAAGGTGCCATGGTGGACGTGGACAATGAAACGCGGAACATCGAACTCGAAGTCCGCACCCAATATTCGAACTTCATCCAGGCCCGTGAGACCTTGGAATCGCAGAAGAAGGTGCAGGAGGAAGCGGAGGAGGCTTTGCGTTTAGCTACGGCACGCAGTGAGGCAGGAACGGGCACGCAGCTGGATGTGTTGCAGGCTGAAACTTCACTGACGACGGCACGCTCAACCCTGGTGCAGGCTTTGCACGATTACGATGTGGCACGCGCCCGAGTCGAACGGGCCATGGGCATCAACATCATGCAAAGCAATAAGTAGTAATTCCCAGAGACCTGAGGAACAGGCTATTTCTGAACTTTGAGCTGGTCGGCTTTTCCGGCCAGCTTTTTTTCCATTTTGCCATCGTGGCCAAGAATCTTTTCTGAACCGCCAGCCGCAAGCCAACCCTTGGCTTTGGCATCCCCCTTTAGGTAAGCATCCCAAAATGCGGTTGAATTCTCGCAAATCAGTTTATGAAAGATGGC
Above is a genomic segment from Pedosphaera parvula Ellin514 containing:
- a CDS encoding ABC transporter ATP-binding protein, translated to MANTNGQSNGFAVHVRNVTKTFGTGEAKVAALKGVDFDARMGEMLMIVGPSGCGKTTLLSVIAGTLAFNGGEIDVFGTPLHGLKDRDVTEFRKKNVGFIFQQFNLIPTLSLVENVSVPLLINGVSRSQAEKKASELLDRLGLAGRGNDRPSLLSGGQQQRVAIARALVHDPRLVICDEPTSALDKDTGGKIMELLRDIGRSPNRCVIVVTHDNRVFKYADRMTEMEDGRVQRVHESYSQYEQKGEH
- a CDS encoding efflux RND transporter periplasmic adaptor subunit, with amino-acid sequence MLFKRLSFYLAVAGIVGTVLLVNKLRQVPAAPAPLAEPARSPYTNSVAGTGIIEASRENVKIGAPKGGLIQKVNAQIGSKVKQGDPVIQLDSREACAQLVTMEAQLEAMKASLQSEKVLLADNEDQFTRTDNLAKQNVASVDERNRKEFALRSMQARVAKIEADIKAVAAQVELAKTNIDILTVRAPRDGTILQVNVREGEYAGTTPTEPLMILGETEKLQIRADVDEQNAPLVAANQPAIAFLKGDTKNPIPLRFVRIEPYVVPKRSLTGDSAERVDTRVLQIIFEFDRPTTPLYVGQQMDVFIQRPEPTAVAKIP
- a CDS encoding ABC transporter permease, with the translated sequence MYHLALKMLLGDRSKYIMLVGGLTFASLLMTQQCAVFFGLLSWTTSHMRNMRASIWVVDPKVEQINEIKPMRDTDVNRVRSVSGVAYAVPLYTGVIQARVADGSFKPVEMIGLDSATLVGRPPIILSGHLEDLRLPNTVMIDELAVARLSLAKGHKIGIGDTFEINDREARVIGICKTDRHFFGYPYVFTTYDEALQFAPKTRKMLSIVLAEPKPGWTAEQTARAIEKETLLKAYTEKEFNASTIRWFFKNTGIPASFGTTIILGFIVGMVVCGQTFYSFVLENLRNLGALKAMGASNWLLARMLMVQALTVGFIGYGLGVGLTVLFGLMVLKTGQPPFLLPYQLPLVTLVVILFICVFAALLGIRKIYKLEAAVVFRG
- a CDS encoding TolC family protein; the protein is MKLFRSKKHFKFILAAALCTATSLPAWSTESTVTNQAPAWLSGPLSLAETMNLALKQNGNILRGQSNLEAAYGLVVQTRAVALPVIRSTGNFTFNAATENFPVFGAPIFVTFPDKSWAANIQIIQSVYEGGRITSALRSAKLTKEQALLQYQTVVADALLQVRVAYYDILQAEEQIVVEEASVKLLTQELQDQTKRYEAGTVPRFNVLRAEVSVANERPRLIQARNAYRISKNNLVNLLGYRVPPTVSEDIPLTLTDKLDAEPYEINLPVAVAKALQNRSELAALQKTESLRNEDVISAKAGYKPSVQAFAGYSGRNTQFSDDLGRVVNGAQAGIQFTWNIWDGWLTKGRVQQAQAQHQGAMVDVDNETRNIELEVRTQYSNFIQARETLESQKKVQEEAEEALRLATARSEAGTGTQLDVLQAETSLTTARSTLVQALHDYDVARARVERAMGINIMQSNK